One genomic window of Scatophagus argus isolate fScaArg1 chromosome 16, fScaArg1.pri, whole genome shotgun sequence includes the following:
- the gpr146 gene encoding probable G-protein coupled receptor 146, with product MWICIVYNETDTSVDFRLCQDYGLILSILSLIYLLVCFPLGLCYNVLLVVVNLSNKVSMTMPDVYFVNMAIAGLVLNLVAPVELLSSTFTRWHAWDYNNEVYITLLILFNISSLVIMYSTTLLSLDYYIERALPRTYMSSVYNTKHVCGFIWGGAVLTSFSSLLFYVCNHISTKMVECSKMQNKEAADAIMMFIGYVVPAVAVLYAFVLILRIRKESTPLDQDSARLDPSIHRLLLASVCVQFVLWTPYYMTLLVHTVAGAPGYISNARYLPTYYFLRCVSKLLAFSSSFAMPLMYRQMNKNFSNKLQRLLRRLHCGDQSCPHERSTVQQVVT from the coding sequence ATGTGGATCTGCATTGTTTACAATGAGACGGACACCAGTGTGGACTTCCGGCTCTGCCAGGACTATGGCCTCATCCTGTCAATCCTCTCCCTCATCTACCTCCTGGTGTGCTTCCCATTGGGCTTGTGCTACAATGTGCTTCTCGTTGTGGTCAACCTCTCCAACAAGGTGTCCATGACCATGCCCGATGTGTATTTCGTCAACATGGCCATTGCAGGCCTCGTGCTCAACCTGGTGGCGCCCGTGGAGCTGCTCAGTTCAACTTTCACGCGCTGGCATGCATGGGATTACAATAACGAGGTCTACATCACGCTTCTCATCCTCTTTAACATCTCCTCTCTGGTCATCATGTATTCCACCACACTGCTCAGTCTGGACTACTATATAGAGCGGGCGCTGCCTCGTACATACATGTCCAGTGTGTACAACACTAAACATGTGTGTGGGTTCATCTGGGGCGGGGCGGTGCTCACTAGCTTCTCTTCGCTTCTCTTCTATGTGTGCAACCACATCTCCACTAAGATGGTGGAGTGCTCCAAAATGCAGAACAAGGAGGCAGCAGACGCCATCATGATGTTCATCGGCTACGTGGTTCCAGCTGTGGCTGTTCTCTACGCCTTTGTGCTCATTTTGCGCATTAGGAAGGAGTCTACACCTCTGGATCAGGACTCCGCTCGCTTGGACCCTTCTATCCACAGACTGCTGTTAGCCTCagtctgtgtgcagtttgtacTGTGGACCCCATACTACATGACCCTGTTGGTGCACACTGTAGCTGGTGCACCAGGGTACATTAGCAACGCACGTTACTTACCCACCTATTATTTCTTAAGATGTGTGTCCAAACTGCTGGCATTCTCTAGCAGCTTTGCAATGCCTCTCATGTACAGGCAAATGAACAAGAACTTCTCCAACAAGCTTCAGCGGTTACTGAGGAGGCTGCATTGCGGAGACCAGTCCTGCCCGCATGAACGCTCAACAGTGCAGCAAGTGGTGACGTGA